The following is a genomic window from Acidimicrobiales bacterium.
TGACCCGGAGCGAAGACGCCAAAGACCCCGCACGCCTCCTTCGGCGTGTCGTCGTCGGGATAGGCACCGGCGATGTCGGGGGTGGTCGCCGGTCGGTTCATCGGTTCGTAGTCCCAACGCCCAGGGCCTCTGGGAGCCGGCCCGTATAGGCGGCCACCACTTCGTCCACGGTGACGTCGAGGAGGCCCTTGACGATGAACCGGGATCCGGTAGCCAGACCCAGGCGGACGGTCGGCACCTCCGCAGTTTCGGCAATGGCCAGCACCTCGGTCAGACGTTCGGGATCGACGGCCACCACCACCCGACTGGGTCCCTCTCCGAACAGGGTCCGATGGTCGGCGATCCGGGCCAGGTGGGCGCCCACGCTGGATCGAACCACCATCTCGGCCACCGCCACCCCCAGCCCCCCGGCCGACACGTCGTGCACGCCGTCCACCAAGCCACCCGACACCAGGTCCCGGACCACGTCAGCCACCCGAAGATGGAGGTCGAAGTCCAACGGGGCCAGCGCACCACCCGGCGCCCCGTGAGCAGCGCCCCACAAGGAACCTCCCAGCGAAGTGGCCTCGGGGCCCAGTACCACGAGGCGGTGGCCGTCAACCAGCGTGGCCCCCGGGGGCCGACGCCGCAGGTCGTCCACCACCCCCAGCAGTCCGATGACCGGCGTGGGGTCGATGTCTGACCCCGCCGACTCGTTGTAGAGGCTGACGTTCCCGCCGATCACCGGCACGCCAAAGGCGTCGCAGGCTTCGGCCATACCGTCCACGGCCTCGGAAAGCTGCCACATCACCTCGGGTTTTTCGGGGTTACCAAAGTTGAGGCAGTTAACGACGGCCAGCGGCCGGGCTCCCACGCAAGCCAGGTTCAGGACCGACTCGGCCACCACGTGGGCCGTGCCTCTCCGGGGGTCCACAGCGCACCAGCGGTGGTTCCCGTCGGTGGTCAGAGCGAGACCCCGTCCCGTCTCCGCACCGGTGGTGGGATGTCGAAGCTTGAGCACCGAGGCGTCATCGCCCGGACCTACCACCGTGTTCAAGAAGAGCTGGTGGTCGTACTGCCGGTATACCCAGGCTGGATCGACCAGCAGGTCGAGTAGGTCAGCGCCGGGATCGGCCGGC
Proteins encoded in this region:
- a CDS encoding AIR synthase related protein; the protein is DRVLTICERWEVRAAVIGRVTDGGALRILDGFGGEVLADIPATSLHEDAPLYDRPRSEPSQPPGPSADDLPAPADPGADLLDLLVDPAWVYRQYDHQLFLNTVVGPGDDASVLKLRHPTTGAETGRGLALTTDGNHRWCAVDPRRGTAHVVAESVLNLACVGARPLAVVNCLNFGNPEKPEVMWQLSEAVDGMAEACDAFGVPVIGGNVSLYNESAGSDIDPTPVIGLLGVVDDLRRRPPGATLVDGHRLVVLGPEATSLGGSLWGAAHGAPGGALAPLDFDLHLRVADVVRDLVSGGLVDGVHDVSAGGLGVAVAEMVVRSSVGAHLARIADHRTLFGEGPSRVVVAVDPERLTEVLAIAETAEVPTVRLGLATGSRFIVKGLLDVTVDEVVAAYTGRLPEALGVGTTNR